TCGCCTCGGCGATGGCGCGCAGCAGCTCGCGCGCCGGCATGGTCTCGCACACCTGGCCGTCGAGCACGAAGCGCGTCTGCCACGGCTTGTTCTCGACCGCCGCCTGCATGAACTCGTCGGTCGCCCGGACCGAGTTGTTGGCGTTCTGGAAGAAGACCGAGCCGTAGGCCGGCCCGTCGAGCGAGGCGTCGTAGCCCGCGTCGATCAGCGCCCAGGCCTTCTTCTCCTCCTCCTCCTTGCAGCGCACGAACTCCATCACGTCGGGGTGGTCGGCGTTGATGATCACCATCTTCGCCGCCCGGCGGGTCTTGCCGCCCGACTTGATGACGCCCGCCGATGCGTCGGCGGCGCGCATGAAGGACACCGGACCCGACGCCGTGCCGCCACCCGCCAGGCGCTCCCTCGAGGAGCGGATGCGCGACAGGTTGACTCCCGCGCCGGATCCGCCCTTGAAGATGATCCCCTCGTTCCGGTACCAGCCGAGGATCGATTCCATGGTGTCCTCGACCGACAGGATGAAGCAGGCCGAGCACTGCGGGTGGGCCTCGATGCCGACGTTGAACCAGACCGGGCTGTTGAACGAGGCCTTCTGCTCCAGGAGCAGGTGCGTGAGCTCGTCGGCGAAGATCTCGGCGTCCGCCGGCGTGGCGAAGTATCCCTGCGCCTCGCCCCAGCCGCGGATGGTTCGCACGACGCGGCCGATCATCTGGCGCACGCTGCTCTCGCGCTCCGGGCTGCCGATGGCGCCGCGGAAGTACTTCGACACGACGACGTTGGTGGCCAACTGCGACCAGGCGGCGGGGATCTCGACGTCGTGCTGCTCGAAGACCACCCGCCCCTTCTCATCCTGGATGACGGCGCTGCGCCGCTCCCAGGCGACGGCGTCGAAGGGCGCGACGTCGGGGCTGGTGAAGTGGCGCTGGAACCGCAGCCCCTCGCGCGCCGGCGCCGCTGCCACCGTCTCCGTCCCTGCCGCCGTTTCTCGCTTGGCCGCCCGCTCAGCCATCGGACCCTCTCCCCCTCACCTGCCCGGCCGCACCCGGGATCTCGTCTCGCTTCGTGTCGTGGCGACGCGTCATACCACAAGATCTAGCGGGGTCAAGTTTTTTCTTCCACTAGGGATGGGCTCGCCCGCCGACGAGATCGGTCGATGACGCGGCCGCGCAATCGCCCCGACCGCGTCGCTGACGCGCTGCGTCAGGTGGTGCAACGGATCGATCCCGAGCGCCGGCTGGCCGCCTATCGGCTGTGGACGTTCTGGGCCGACGAGGTCGGACCGGCGGTCGCGGCGCGCGCCGAGCCGGCGTCGTATCGCGACGGCGTGCTCTCCGTGCGGGTCGCCGGCGCGGCCTGGATGCAGGAGCTGCAGTTCATGAAGGAGGAGCTGCGGCGGCGCTTGAACCAGCGGCTCGGCGCCGACCTGATCCGCGACATCTACTTCGTGTCCGGCCCGGCGCCGCGCCGCGCCACCCCCCGGCCGGCGCCTGCGGGACCACCGCGCGCGATCGAAGCGCCGATCGCGCTGCCCGAGGTGAGCGACCCCGCGCTCGCCGCCGTGCTGGCGCGCCTCGCCGACGCGGCTCGCACGCGCGGCCGTCGCTGACCCGGCCATCCCGGCGGGCGCCGGCCGGGCGCCGCCGCCGCGGGCGCCGGGCTCAGCCGCCCGGCGGCGCCTCCGGATCGCCGGGCGCCTGCACCAGCTCGATGAGCGTCCCGTCCGGGTCGGCGACGAACACCGCGGCGGCGCCGAATTCCGGGATCTCGATCAGCGTCTCGTCGAGCACCCGGCCGCCGAGGGCGCGCAGCGCCGGCAGGGTCGCGCGCAGATCGTCGACGCGCAACGAGAGGTGGGTGAGGCCGCGACCGTTCATCGGCCGCGGCGCGCCATCGCCGAGCGCGCCGGGCACGACGTAGTGCAACAGCTCGATGCGGGTGCCGTCACGTTCGAGGTACACCGCTTCGAGGTCCACGTCGGCCAGGCGCAGGAGGGTGGTCGACGGCGGTCCGCAGACGCGCAGCTCCGACCGGTGCCGAAAGCCGAGGCCGTCGCGATAGAAGGCGGTGGCGCGCGCCAGGTCGCTGACGCAGACGCCGATGTGGGTCATCCGCAGGATCGCCATCGTGCTCCTCAAGCGGTCAGGATTCGCCGTCGCGCCGCTTGCTCACCCGCACCGCGCCGCTCGCCGGGTCGAGCGACACCGCGGCACGCCCCTCGAGCAGCGCCATCAGCGCGTCGCCGGCGATGGCGTGGCGCCAGCCCTGCATGATCGGCAGCTCGGCCGCGGCGCCGGCGGCGTGGCGTTGCACCAGCAGTTGCAGGTCGGCGTTGGTCGCCAGCAGGGTGGGCGCGATCCCGGCCTCCTCGGCACGCAACCGCAGCACCGCCTGCAACAGCTCGACGACGCCGGTGGCGGGGGTGGCGGTCGGCGGAGGCGGCGGCTGCGGCCAGGTGTCCTTCGGGGTATCGAGCGCGGCGGCGATCCGCACCACCACGTCGGCGGCCTGCCGCTCGAGGTCGCGCGAGTGCACCGCGCGCAGGCCGCGCAGGCCGTCGACGGTGATCGGCGCCTTGCGCGCGATCTCCACCAGCGCCTCGTCGCGGACGATGCTGGCGCGCGGCTTGTTGCGCGTCCTGGCGATCTCCTCGCGCCACTCCGCCAGCGCCTTCAGCACCACCAGGCCGCGCGCCCGCAGCGAACCGCGGCCGCGCACCCGCAGCCACGCGTCGCCGGGCTCCATCGGAATGCTGCGCACCGTGCGCTCCAACCGCCGGCACTCCTCGACCGCCCATGCCCAGCGGCCGAGCTCGCTCAGGCGCGCCTTCAACGCGTCGCAGGCCGGCAGCAGGTAGCGGACGTCGTCCACCGCGTACGCGAGCTGCGCCTTGGTGAGCGGCCGCCGCGACCAGTCGGTGAGCGTCTCGCTCTTGTCGACGCTGACGCCGAGCAGCCGTTCCACGAGTTGCGCGTAGCCGACCTGCGCCCCGTAACCGCCGAGCGCGGCCGCCACCTGCGTATCGAGGATCGGCGTCGGCGCGCTCCCCGTCAGGCTGTGGAAGAGATCGAGGTCCTGCTGACCGGCGTGGAACACCTTCTCGACGCCGGGCGCCGCGAGCACCTCGAAGAACGGCGCCAGCGACGCCACCGCCCGGCAGTCGATCAACGCCACCTCGTCGGCAGTCGCGACCTGGATGAGCTCCAGCGCCGGCACATAGGTCCGCTCGCCGACGAATTCGGTATCGAGCGCGAACCGCGGCGCCGCCGCGAGATGGGCGCAGACGCGCCGCAGCGCCGCGTCGTCGTCCACATACGTCACCGGGAGGTCGTACGCCGCCCCGCGTCCACTGTTCATCCGCCCTGCCCCCCTGTGCTCCCGGCCGTCGCCCGCGGTCACGCGACGGACCCGACGCAGCCGAGCGCCAGCGCGAAGGCGGCGTCCGGCGACTCGTCCCAGCGCGCGAGGCGGAACCCGCTCCGCGCCAGCAGCCCCTCGACGCCGGGGCGCGTGAACTTGCGGCTGCACTCGGTGTGGATCGTCTCCCCGGCGGTGAACTCCACCACCAGGTCGAGCGCCGCGATCGACACCGCGTGCGCCTCGCGCGCCCGCAGGTGCATTTCGACCTGCGCCGCGTCGGCATTGAAGAACGCCACGTGATCGAAGCGGTCGGGGCGGAAATCGGCGCCGAGCTCGCGATTCAGCACCCGCAGGATGTTGCGGTTGAACTCCGCCGTGAGCCCGGCCGCGTCGTCGTACGCGGCCTCGAGCGTCGCCGCCGCCTTGACCAGATCCACCCCGAGCAACAGCGCGTCGCCCGGCTGCAGGCGCGCCGCGATCGAGCCCAACAGGCGCTCGTCGTGCGGCGGCTCGAAATTGCCGATCGAGCTGCCGAGATACGCCACCAGGCGGCGGCCGCGCGGCAGCGACGGCAGTCCGTCCTCGAAATCCGCCACCAGGCCGTGCACGCGCAGGCGCGGATAGGCGGCGCGCAACGCGCTCGCGCTCTGCCGCAGGATGCCGCCGCTGACGTCGATCGGCACGTACACCGGCCGCGCCTGATCGCGCTGCAGCGCATCGAGCAGGACGCGCGTCTTGCGCGAGGCGCCGCTGCCGAGCTCGATCAGATGCGACGGCGCCACCATCGCGATGATCGCGCCCGCCACGCGCCGCAGCAGCGCGTGCTCGGTTCGCGTCAGATAGTACTCCGGCAGATCGCAGATGGCGTCGAACAGTTGCGAGCCGCGATCGTCGTAAAAGTACTTCGGCGGCAGCCGCTTCGGGCGCCCCACGAGGCCGCGGCGCACGTCGTGCGCGAGGCGTTCGCGAAGGACGTGCGGCGCCCGGTGCTGCTCGATGTGCAGGAGGGGATCGACGGCGCTGGGGCCGGGGCTCGCGGACGTCATCGCGCTCGTCGTCAGCGACGTCGGGCCCCGCGCCGTGGCGGTTGCGAGCCCGTCGCCGGGACGTTCACGTTTTGCAACACAGGGCTGGCGGCTTGTCAACGCGGGGCCGCACCTTCCATGAGCGCGCGGCGCGGCGGACGCGCGCCCGCCGCGCCCGAGCGTTCCGTTGCAGGCGCACCGTCCATCCAGTATCGCGCCCGACAGTGGCGACCATCGACATCGAGGAGGTGCGCAAGGTCTATCCCGGCGGCCACGTCGCCCTGCACGAGGTCTCGCTGCGCATTGCCGGCGGCACGACGCTGGCCCTCCTCGGCCCCTCCGGCGGCGGCAAGACGACGCTGCTGAAGCTGATCAATCGCCTGCTCGAACCGAGCAGCGGGCGGGTGCGGATCGATGGCGCGGACGCCGCCGCGCTCGACCCCGTCCTGCTCCGCCGGCGCATCGGCTACGTCGTCCAGGACGCCGGCCTGTTTCCGCACCTGACGGCGGCCGCCAACGCCGCCATCGTGCCGCGCCTGCTCGGCTGGCCGGCTCCGCGCCGCCGCGCCCGGGTGCGCGAGTTGTTCGCCCTCCTCGGCCTCGACGACGCGCTCGCCAACCGCTACCCGGCGCAGCTCAGCGGTGGCCAGCGCCAGCGCGTCGGCCTGGCGCGGGCGCTCGCCGCCGACCCCGCCATCCTGCTGATGGACGAGCCGTTCGGAGCGCTCGATCCACTCATCCGCGTCCGCCTGCAGGACGAGTTCCGCGCCCTGCAGGCGCGGCTCGCCAAGACGGTGGTGCTGGTCACCCACGATGTCGACGAGGCGTTCCGCCTCGCCGATGCCGTCGCCGTGCTCGACGACGGCCGTCTGGTCCAGCTCGGCACGCCCTCGGCGATCCGGCGCGCGCCGGCGTCGCCGTTCGTCGCCGCCTTCGTCACCCGTCGCGACGCCGCGCCGCCATGAGCCGCGCCCTGCTGCTGCTCGCCGCCGCGCTGAGCGCGGCGCCGGCGCGCGCCAGCGCCGCGGACCCGCCGCGGGTCGTGGTCGGCGCCAAGAAGTTCACCGAGAGCGCCATCCTCGGCGAGCTCATGGCCCAGGTGCTGGAAACCCACGCCGGCGCCGTGGTCGAGCGCCGCTTCAACCTCGCCGGCACCCAGGTCTGCTACGACGGCCTGCGCAGCGGCGCCATCGACGTCTACGCGGAGTACACCGGCACCGCCCTGCGCAGCATCCTCGGCGCCGCCGACGCGCCCACCACCGCGGCGGCGGTGTTCGCCGAGGTCAGCGAGGCCTTCCGCAGCCGCGAGGGGCTCGTCTGGCTGGCCCCGTTCGGGTTCGACAACACGTACGTGCTGCTGATGCGGCCGGCGCGCGCCGCCGCGCTCGGCATCGCCACGGCCAGCGATCTCGCCGCCCATCCGCTGCGCTACGGCCTGTCGCACGAGTTCCTCGCCCGCCCCGATGGCATGCCCGGGCTGCGCGCCGCCTACCGCCTCGACGAGGCCCGCACCGTCGGGATGGAGCACGACCTCGCCTACCAGGCGCTGGCGAACGGCGACATCGACGTCGCCGACGGGTACGCCACCGACGCCAAGATCGCCGCCCTGGCCCTGCTGCCGCTGGCCGACGACCGCGCCTTCTTCCCGCCCTATCAGGCGGCGCCGTTCGCGCGCGCCGATCTCCTCGCCCGCGTCCCGGACGCCGAGGCCGCGCTGCGCCTGCTCGCCGGCCGCATCGACGCCGCGACCATGCGCCGCCTCAACGCCGCCGTCGAGATCGAGCGCCGCGCTCCGGAGGAGGTGGCCGCCGCCTTCCTGCGCGAGCTCGGGCTGGGAACGCGCGAGGTGGCGCCGACGCGCCGCGCCACGACGCTGGCCGGCGTGCTCTGGGAGCGACGCGCCATCACCGCCCGGCTCACCGCCCAGCACCTGCTGCTCACCGGCACGGCGCTGCTCGGCGCCGTGCTGATCGGCCTGCCGCTCGGCATCGTCGCCTCGCGGCGGCCGCTGCTCGCCGGGCTGGCACTGGCGAGCGCCGGCATCCTGCAGACCATCCCGTCGATCGCGCTGCTCGCCTTCATGCTGCCGCTGTTCGGCATCGGCACCGCGCCCGCGATCGCGGCGCTGTTCCTCTACGGGCTGCTGCCGATCCTCCGCAACACGGTCGCCGGGCTGCGCAGCGTCGATCCGCTGCTCATCGAGGTCGGACGCGGCGTCGGCATGCGGCCGCGCGACCTGCTGTGGCGCGTCGAGCTGCCGCTCGCGGCGCCGGTGGTCCTCGCCGGCATCCGCACCGCCGCCGTCATCAGCGTCGGCACCGCCACCCTCGCCGCCTTCATCGGCGCCGGCGGCCTCGGCGACCCCATCGTCACCGGCCTGTCGGTGACCGACGTCAACCTGGTGCTGAGCGGCGCACTGCCCGCGGCGCTGCTGGCGATCGCCGTCGACCTCGGGCTGCACGCGGTCGAGCGGCTCGCGACGCCGAGAGGCCTGCGGATCAAGGGCGCGTAGCGCCTTGCGGCGCCGCGCTGCTGGAGTTGCAGGTTGGTGCGCGCTCAGGCGCGCAAGCCGTCACCCGGCCTTGCCCAAGAATTCGCTGCTCCCGCGAGGCAGCCCCAGGTTGTTATTGAGTCTCGCAGAATATAGTGACGGGATCTAGAACAGCTCCGCTTGCTGCCAGAAGGCGGTCACCAGCGTGGGGCGGCGCTGCATTCGGCGCAAGGCGCGGCGCGCCACGGTGGTGAGCTGCGAGAAGTCCTTCGGACAGAAGTTGGGCAGCTCATGCTTCTTCCAGTACCCCCAGATGTATTCCACGGGGTTCAGCTCCGGCGCGTAGGCGGGCAGGTACTCCAGGTGAATCGCGCCGCGCTGGCGAGCGATGAAGTCCTTCACCAGTCGACTGCGGTGCTGCCGCAGCCCATCCCAGATGATGAGCAGCTTGCCGGGGAGGGCCCGTTGGAGACGGCCCAAGAAGTCGACGATCTCCGGACTCTTGATCGTGCCGGGGTACAGCCGGAAGTAGAACTGCCACCACGTTACGCCCGCGATCGCCGAGAGCGTCTTCCAGTGGAAGTGATACTGGAGGACCGGGGTCTGCCCCCGCGGCGCCCATGTCCGACAGCGGTGCGGGCGCTCACTGAGTCCGCTTTCATCGATGAAGACGATGGTGCGCCGCTCGCGGCGGGCTTTTTTTTAAGGGCGGGCCAGTGCTCGCGTTTCCACCAGCGGATACGGGCTTCGTCGCGCTCCAGGGCGCGCCCGGTCGGCCGCTGGCAGCTCCACCCGAGCTGCCGGAGCAAGCGCCAGACGTGGCCGGGATGGAAGCGCTCCGCGAACTCCTGCTCGATCAGCTCCGCGACGCGCCCGGTGGTCCACAACCCGGTGGGGTATCCGAGCGCTTCCGGGCCGCGCTGCAGGGCGCGTTCGAGCTGGCGGCGTTGCGAGGCGGTCAGGCGCGGTGGGCGCCCCGCGCGCCCCGCCTTCTTCAGCCCGGCCCGCCCGTGGGTCGCCAACTGCTGCACCCAGCGACTCACCGACTGGCGATGGACGCCCACCCGCCGCGCCACCTCGGCCGGTTTCACCCCGGCCTTCAGTAACCGCGCGGCCTCCAGTCGCCGCCGTTCCAACTCATCAAAATCCCGCTTCACCCCCGCCGGATTTCCCATGGATCGTCGTGTATCACATCCGCCGCTCAATGTCACTATATTTTACGATACTCAATAGGTTGCTAGGTTGTTAGGCCTGAACGGCCTCTGAGACTAACAACCTAACAACTAACAACCTAGCAACCTTTCTTGGGCAAAGCCCCGTCACCCGTCACCCCCTACCCCCCGGACCCCGCGTCTGCACCGGCGTCGCATCTCAGGAATTGTTCTCCACCCGTCCGATCGCGGCGAGGAACTTCTCGTGCACGATCTCGCAGGCGAGACGGTAGAGCTGCTCGCGATCCTTGTGCTGGGCGAGGAAGCCGAGCGGGATCTGGAAGGCGCCCTTGTTGCGCAGGTTGCCGCCACCGTACGGCGCGCCCCGTTCCTCGTCGACGCCGAAGGCGCGCTTGAGGAAGGCGTCGGGATTGATGGTGTCGCCGCGCGTCCGCAGCGAGCCCTCGATCGCCTTGCCGTCGACGATGCCGAACACCAGCACGGTGTCGATGCCGGCCCGGGTCAGCAGGAAGTCGGCCGCCTGGGGAATGCCGTCGCGGTGCTCCTTGCGGACGAAGCCGACGTCGCTGACGAGGAAATTGTCGTAGGTCTTCCGCCGCTCCAGCGCCGCCTGGATCATGTCCATCACCGCCGGGCTCACCGATTGCGCCGAGATCTTGCGCAGCAGCCCCTGATCGACGGCCGACGAGACGAACGCGGCGGCGAGGAAGTCGGCGCGCGAGGCTTCGAGCATGAGCCGGGTGTCGGTGCGGATGCCGTGCATCAGCGCCGTCGCCAGCTTGATGTGCTCGGGATCGTCGGGGTCGAGACCGTCGGGGTGGGCACCGCGCAGGTACTCGCACATGATCGCCGCCGTCGACCCGACCTCCTCGCGAACGTCGGTGAACTCGGCGACCGTCTCCTCGATCCGTTTGTGATGATCGACGCAGGCGACGAAGCGCTTGCCGGCGAGCGCCTCGACGATCGCCGGATCGATTCGCTGCGTGTCGACCAGGGCGTAGCCGGCGTACGCGGCGAGATCGCACCGCCCGTCGTACAGCCAGAGGTCGAGGTCGAGCTGGGTGACCAGGGCCTGGTTCTCCTGGTGGCTGACCTCGTGGAACGAGAGCAGCCGCGATTCGACGCCGTGCAGGCGCGCCAGGTGCTGCAGCGCCAGGCCGGAGGCGATGTTGTCGGGGTCCGGGTAGCCGGCGAGCAGGATCACCAGGCGCTCGCCGCGGTGCCGCTCGAGCACCCCGGCGAGCTCGGCCCACTTGCTGGCGAGATCGCCTTCGGCGCGGCGGACGGGCCGCAGGCGCGGTTCGGGCAGCGGCTCGACTGAACGATCAGCCATGCATCCTCCACTCACCCCGTCGTGCGACGTGGGTGGTTCGTCCCGCCCGGCCGCCCGCGCATCGGGAGCGCAGACGGCCGGCGCGACCTTGTGGAGGGTCGTCGGCTGGATCGTCCCCGATGATGAGCTCTGGCATACGGTGCGGGCTGTGGACGCCGCGGGCGTCCGGGTACGGTGACGGCGCGAGGCTAGCACCGCCCTTCCGGGCTGCCAATGGAGGGGAGCGGGCGCCACCCGCGCAGCAGCCTCTGAAGCCGCGCTAATGCCGTCGCCCGGCGGCCGCTCATCCGTTGTCCGCCGCGATCACCGCCGTGCCGCCCATGTAGGGCCGCAGGACCAGCGGCACCTGCACGCTGCCGTCCGCCTGCTGGTAGGTCTCGAGAACGGCGATCATCACCCGCGGCAGGGCCAGGCCGGAGCCGTTCAGGGTGTGCAGCAACTCGGGCTTGGCGCCGGGCGCCGGCCGGTAGCGGATGTTGGCGCGCCGCGCCTGGTAGTCGCGGAAGTTCGAGCACGACGACACCTCCAGCCACTCGCCGCAGCCGGGCGCCCAGACCTCGACGTCGTACTTCATCGCCGCCGCGTAGCTGAGATCGCCGGTGCACATCTGCACGACGCGATGCCGCAGGCCGAGCCGCCGGCAGACGTCCTCGGCGTCGTCGAGCAGCGACAACAGCTCGGCGTCGGAGGTCTCGGGGGCGACGAACTTCACCATCTCGACCTTGTCGAACTGGTGTCCGCGCTTGATGCCGCGGACGTCGCGCCCCGCCGACATCTTCTCGCGCCGGAAGCACGGCGTGTAGGCGACGTGGCGGATCGGCAGCCGGCCCGGCTCGAGGATCTCGTCGCGATAGAGGTTGGTCACCGGCACCTCGGCGGTGGGGACGAACCAGAAGTCCTCCTCGACGTCGCGGTACATCGTGTCGCCGAACTTCGGCAACTGCCCGGTGCCGATCGCGCACTCGGTGCGCACCATCGCCGGCGGGTACACCTCGCGATAGCCGTGCGCCGTCGTGTGCAGGTCGACCATCCAGTTGATCAGCGCCCGCTGCAGGCGCGCCCCGGCGCCGAGCAGCACGTAGAAGCGCGAACCGGCGATCTTCACCCCGCGCTCGAAGTCGACGATGCCGAGGGCCGGGCCGAGATCCCAGTGCGGCTGCGGCGCGAAGGCGAACGCCGGCGCGTCGCCGACCTCGCGCACGACGCGGTTGGCGCTCTCATCGGGACCCACCGGCACGTCCGGGTGCGGCAGGTTCGGCAGCTCGAACAGGGCCGCGGTGAACGCCGCTTCGGCGGCCGCCACCTGCTGCTCGACCTCGCCGATGCGGTCGCCGAGGGCGCGCATCTCGGCCACCACCCGCTCGCGCTCCGCCGGCGGCAGTGTGCCGACGCTCTTCGAGGTCGCGGCACGCGTCGCCCGCATCTGCTCCGCTTCGGTGATCAGCTTGCGGCGCCGCGCATCGGCGGCGAGGACGGCGTCGACCAGCTCGGGCGCGGTGCCCACCGTCGCCAGCGCGCGTTTCACCTCGTCCGGCCGCTCGCGGATCATCTTGATGTCGAGCATGCGCTGCCGGGTAGCACGCGCCCGGAGCCGGGGCCAGCCGCCCGGTTCGCCGCCCGGTTCGCCGTCCGTTTCGACGGCAATGCGCGCCGCGCCGCGGGCGCGACCAGCCCCTCCCGCCATCACCCGTCGTCACCGCCGAAAGCGCCGCGCACCAGCTCGCAGCGCGGCGCGGCGCCGTCGAGCCAGACGCCGACGAGGTCGAAGCGCAGCGGGCGACCGGACAGGCGATGGCGGCTCAGGTAGTCGGTCGCGGCGCTGACGATGCGGCGCTGCTGCGAGGCCGTCACGGCATCGAGCGGGCTGAGCAGCGGGCGGCGGCGCGTCTTCACCTCGACGAAGACGACGACCCGGCGGTCGAGGGCGACGAGGTCGATCTCGCCGGCGGCGCAGCGATAGTTGCGCGCCAGGATCACGTATCCGGCGCGGCGCAGCCACCGCTCGGCCGCATCCTGGCCGGCGCGCCCCGCGGTCTGCCGCTCGCGGGTCATCGTTCACAGCTCCCAGTCGATCGGGCGGTCGGGCTCGTAGACGCAGTACGTGCCGGTCTTGATGGCGTTCACGAGGTGGCGCCACAGCGGCTCGTCGTGGCGGCGGATGGCGCGCAACGCGCCGGCGACGCAGTTGCGCACGTTGACCCGCGCCCGCTCCTGCGCCGAGGTGGCGCCGCGCGTTCCATGGCGGCCGGCCGCGAGCTGGCGCGCCAGCATGTCGATCTCCCGCTGCGCCTGCTCGATCCGGCCGGGGTCGTTGTCGCGCTCCGCCGCCGCCTGCTCGGCGAGCAGCTCGCGCCAGCGGGCGCGATAGTCCAGGCGGGCGCGCCGGTCGAGCTCCGACTCGGTGCGCGCCGCCGCCACCACGCGCAGTCCGTGCTCGTCGAGCTCGCGCGCCGACAGGCCGGCGGCGCCGCCGCCCTCGGGGCGCATCAGCTCGACCACGTAGATCGGCCGGTGCGGCCGGCGCAGCAGCTCGACGATGTACTCGAAGCCGCGCCGGCCGCGCACGCGCGCCAGCCGCCCGGGCGACGCCAGGGTCCAGTAGTCGCCCTCGCGGCGGAAGACGAAGCCGCGGCGCGCCGGCGCGACGGGGGCCGCCGGAGCCGCGGCCGCCGGCGGGTTCTCGGGCAACTGCAGGCTGGCCAGCAGCGCCACCAGCAGCCGGTGCGCGCGCGCCGCGTCGCCGGCGGCGCCGCGCGCCAGCAGCACCCGCGCGTAGGCGAGCTGCGTGCGCGCCACCTCGACGGCGGCGCCGATCGTCGTCGCGGCGCGCAGGGCATCCTCGAGGTGCGCCGCCGCCACATCCGCCCGGCCGGCGGTCCCGGCCAGCAGCCCGAGATAGAGCGCCGCCGTGCCCGGCCAGAATCCGGACGGCGGCTCGGCGCCGCGGCGCGCGAACCCGGCGAGCAGGGCGTAGAGCCCGTCCGCGGCGCCGGCGTCGCCGCGGGCGACGCAGCGCTCGCACAGGATCCACACCTCGCCGAGCCGGAACACCTCCTCCGGCAGCTCGCCCAGGCGGCGCGAGCCGAGGAAGGCCCGCGCCCGATCGATGGCCGCCTCGGCGCTCGGCAGCGGAGCGCCAGCCGCCCCGTCGCAACATCCGTCGACGCTGTTCATGCCGCCTCCTTCCTGGTGGATGCCCACGCGCCAGCTAGCCGCGCCGCGCCGCGCGGCACAATGAGCGGGTCGACTCGATGCCCGCCGCTCGATGCCGCTCCTCGCTGCGCGGCGTGCACCGCCCGCCAGCGGCGGCCGCTGTGACCCGCCACTGACTGCGTTGCAGCTACCCATTGATGTGTCTTGACTGTCGGAATTTGGCGGACGTATCGGCGACGCAGGTGGAGGGAGACCGATGTTTCGCTATCTCATCCTCGGCATGCTCCGCGCCGGCAGCCGCCAGCACGGCTATGCGTTGGTCAAGGCGTACCGCGAGCGATCCGGGGTCGACGTCAGCACCGGCAACTTCTATCGCGAGCTGCAGCGACTGGTGCTCGACGGCCTGATCCGCAGCGCCGACAACCCGCCCGACGCCGACGCGCGGCGGACCCCGTACGAGATCACGCCGCTCGGCATCACCGTCTTCGACGAGTGGCTGACGGCGCACGACGCCGCCGCCGGCGGCTGGGCCGAGGACGAGATCTCCGCCCGCCTGCTGTTCGCCGACGAGGCCGACCCGCCGATCATGCTGAAGGTCCTCGACCGCCTGCAGGAGAACGTCTGGTTCTACGGCAAGAGCCTCGAACGCGCGCGCCGGCAGGCGATCGCCGAGGCCGACGCCGCCGATGCGCCGGCGGCCTTCCGCGTCCTGCCGCTGCTGCTCGGCCGGC
The genomic region above belongs to bacterium and contains:
- a CDS encoding DUF721 domain-containing protein → MTRPRNRPDRVADALRQVVQRIDPERRLAAYRLWTFWADEVGPAVAARAEPASYRDGVLSVRVAGAAWMQELQFMKEELRRRLNQRLGADLIRDIYFVSGPAPRRATPRPAPAGPPRAIEAPIALPEVSDPALAAVLARLADAARTRGRR
- a CDS encoding VOC family protein → MAILRMTHIGVCVSDLARATAFYRDGLGFRHRSELRVCGPPSTTLLRLADVDLEAVYLERDGTRIELLHYVVPGALGDGAPRPMNGRGLTHLSLRVDDLRATLPALRALGGRVLDETLIEIPEFGAAAVFVADPDGTLIELVQAPGDPEAPPGG
- the rnd gene encoding ribonuclease D; its protein translation is MNSGRGAAYDLPVTYVDDDAALRRVCAHLAAAPRFALDTEFVGERTYVPALELIQVATADEVALIDCRAVASLAPFFEVLAAPGVEKVFHAGQQDLDLFHSLTGSAPTPILDTQVAAALGGYGAQVGYAQLVERLLGVSVDKSETLTDWSRRPLTKAQLAYAVDDVRYLLPACDALKARLSELGRWAWAVEECRRLERTVRSIPMEPGDAWLRVRGRGSLRARGLVVLKALAEWREEIARTRNKPRASIVRDEALVEIARKAPITVDGLRGLRAVHSRDLERQAADVVVRIAAALDTPKDTWPQPPPPPTATPATGVVELLQAVLRLRAEEAGIAPTLLATNADLQLLVQRHAAGAAAELPIMQGWRHAIAGDALMALLEGRAAVSLDPASGAVRVSKRRDGES
- the egtD gene encoding L-histidine N(alpha)-methyltransferase; protein product: MTSASPGPSAVDPLLHIEQHRAPHVLRERLAHDVRRGLVGRPKRLPPKYFYDDRGSQLFDAICDLPEYYLTRTEHALLRRVAGAIIAMVAPSHLIELGSGASRKTRVLLDALQRDQARPVYVPIDVSGGILRQSASALRAAYPRLRVHGLVADFEDGLPSLPRGRRLVAYLGSSIGNFEPPHDERLLGSIAARLQPGDALLLGVDLVKAAATLEAAYDDAAGLTAEFNRNILRVLNRELGADFRPDRFDHVAFFNADAAQVEMHLRAREAHAVSIAALDLVVEFTAGETIHTECSRKFTRPGVEGLLARSGFRLARWDESPDAAFALALGCVGSVA
- a CDS encoding ATP-binding cassette domain-containing protein, giving the protein MATIDIEEVRKVYPGGHVALHEVSLRIAGGTTLALLGPSGGGKTTLLKLINRLLEPSSGRVRIDGADAAALDPVLLRRRIGYVVQDAGLFPHLTAAANAAIVPRLLGWPAPRRRARVRELFALLGLDDALANRYPAQLSGGQRQRVGLARALAADPAILLMDEPFGALDPLIRVRLQDEFRALQARLAKTVVLVTHDVDEAFRLADAVAVLDDGRLVQLGTPSAIRRAPASPFVAAFVTRRDAAPP
- a CDS encoding ABC transporter permease subunit → MSRALLLLAAALSAAPARASAADPPRVVVGAKKFTESAILGELMAQVLETHAGAVVERRFNLAGTQVCYDGLRSGAIDVYAEYTGTALRSILGAADAPTTAAAVFAEVSEAFRSREGLVWLAPFGFDNTYVLLMRPARAAALGIATASDLAAHPLRYGLSHEFLARPDGMPGLRAAYRLDEARTVGMEHDLAYQALANGDIDVADGYATDAKIAALALLPLADDRAFFPPYQAAPFARADLLARVPDAEAALRLLAGRIDAATMRRLNAAVEIERRAPEEVAAAFLRELGLGTREVAPTRRATTLAGVLWERRAITARLTAQHLLLTGTALLGAVLIGLPLGIVASRRPLLAGLALASAGILQTIPSIALLAFMLPLFGIGTAPAIAALFLYGLLPILRNTVAGLRSVDPLLIEVGRGVGMRPRDLLWRVELPLAAPVVLAGIRTAAVISVGTATLAAFIGAGGLGDPIVTGLSVTDVNLVLSGALPAALLAIAVDLGLHAVERLATPRGLRIKGA
- a CDS encoding DHH family phosphoesterase, whose amino-acid sequence is MADRSVEPLPEPRLRPVRRAEGDLASKWAELAGVLERHRGERLVILLAGYPDPDNIASGLALQHLARLHGVESRLLSFHEVSHQENQALVTQLDLDLWLYDGRCDLAAYAGYALVDTQRIDPAIVEALAGKRFVACVDHHKRIEETVAEFTDVREEVGSTAAIMCEYLRGAHPDGLDPDDPEHIKLATALMHGIRTDTRLMLEASRADFLAAAFVSSAVDQGLLRKISAQSVSPAVMDMIQAALERRKTYDNFLVSDVGFVRKEHRDGIPQAADFLLTRAGIDTVLVFGIVDGKAIEGSLRTRGDTINPDAFLKRAFGVDEERGAPYGGGNLRNKGAFQIPLGFLAQHKDREQLYRLACEIVHEKFLAAIGRVENNS